One region of Termitidicoccus mucosus genomic DNA includes:
- a CDS encoding sensor histidine kinase, with amino-acid sequence MRSATATGSAVARAGRPWVLFLLLLAAGMPPCPSVRADDEPARADGQYLAREWLTDDGLPHNAVNAVVRDSKGFLWLGTMGGLARFDGSNFVEFPLPADMTADGFNIRALAVDDDDSLLMITANNQVVRLRDGEFNLHPVNATLPRGSLLDLGVGANRSLWIGLASPAAIVRWHNGVTTVFGANVGVKRRSGRFMFVRGKNGATWMAGGDFLAWHDEDGLHRHTGRAGRSLFIAPSRSGGLWIAAREHLARLENGNWRVVLSGQGWPAAQIGIQDMFEDTTGALWIATRRDGVFRLVDGTLETVLVPVRRERVLSIMDDIEGNIWLGMNGGGLVRLKPKHHVLLNQSAGLPQEISSSVCEDDTGALWCANQAGGLVRVKDGRVDIAATVPVERNFYANNVCVDRPAGRVWVGTISGLYSTPVNGPWVLRREACEGCNVQTLFLAGNGDLWLSWNSARLGVLRDGVLREFTADDGFPGSRVASIGERAGGEIWVGLENGALFRLAGGKLVEEPIPPAARFARLHALLTDAENRLWIGTSNGLLLWRGARSRLFTRADGLPDDIINQIVIDDNSRLWASSRRGIFHLPLAQLTAAADAPGRALTPVLLGRDDDLDGVAGFLGAQPMAWKGRDGRVWMVTYRGVAGLDPIGPVEKRAPLPVHIDRATVDGVAMKLAPGEELRTGAQPRQLELEFAALNFSTPDRTRMRRMLEGFDVGWVDAGRERFCVYPHLPPGRYVFRVEASDGENRWADGQASLAIVVPPAWWQTWWTRAGFLLVFAALVALLARAGSNHLLKRKLKRLQQENALERERARIARDLHDDLGGRMTRIGFVADRLHRKVEDPEQKEQLGRLAAQSRYLIEDLEGIIWTVNPQNDSWQRLAAYISRYAHSHLRDTGILCTVDGASDIPDQPISPDVRHHLLAIAKEALNNMLKHSQASRASLSLAAEGGIFRMRLHDDGRGFDSAAAERDDGNGLVNMRARMAEVGGRIDIMSRPGEGTDIVVDVPMQYRPPPVRQAAGKPHPPRCPSP; translated from the coding sequence GTGAGGAGCGCGACAGCGACCGGGAGCGCCGTCGCACGGGCGGGCCGCCCGTGGGTTTTGTTTTTGCTTTTGCTCGCCGCCGGGATGCCGCCCTGCCCGTCCGTCCGCGCGGATGACGAACCGGCGCGGGCCGACGGGCAATACCTCGCCCGCGAATGGCTCACCGACGACGGGCTGCCGCACAACGCCGTCAACGCCGTGGTGCGCGACTCCAAGGGTTTCCTGTGGCTCGGCACGATGGGCGGACTGGCGCGCTTTGACGGGAGCAACTTTGTAGAGTTTCCGCTGCCCGCCGACATGACAGCGGACGGCTTCAACATTCGCGCGCTGGCCGTGGACGACGACGACTCGCTGCTCATGATCACGGCAAACAACCAGGTCGTGCGCCTGCGCGACGGCGAGTTCAACCTGCATCCTGTCAACGCCACGCTCCCGCGAGGCAGCCTGCTCGACCTCGGCGTGGGCGCTAACCGCTCGCTCTGGATCGGCCTCGCCTCCCCCGCGGCCATCGTCCGCTGGCACAACGGCGTGACCACGGTGTTTGGCGCGAACGTCGGCGTCAAACGCCGCTCGGGACGCTTCATGTTCGTGCGCGGGAAAAACGGCGCGACCTGGATGGCGGGCGGGGATTTTCTCGCGTGGCACGACGAGGACGGGTTGCACCGGCACACCGGCCGCGCGGGGCGCTCGCTCTTCATCGCGCCGTCGCGCTCGGGCGGACTGTGGATCGCCGCCCGCGAGCACCTGGCGCGGCTGGAAAACGGCAACTGGCGCGTCGTGCTCTCCGGCCAGGGCTGGCCCGCCGCGCAGATCGGCATCCAGGACATGTTCGAAGACACCACCGGCGCGCTCTGGATCGCCACGCGGCGCGACGGTGTCTTCCGCCTCGTGGACGGCACGCTGGAGACCGTGCTCGTGCCGGTGCGGCGCGAGCGCGTGCTCTCCATCATGGACGACATCGAGGGCAACATCTGGCTGGGCATGAACGGCGGCGGCCTCGTGCGCCTGAAACCAAAACACCACGTGCTGCTCAACCAGTCCGCCGGGCTGCCGCAGGAGATAAGCTCCTCGGTCTGCGAGGATGACACCGGCGCGCTCTGGTGCGCGAACCAGGCCGGCGGCCTTGTGCGGGTGAAGGACGGCCGGGTGGACATCGCCGCCACCGTTCCCGTCGAGCGCAATTTTTACGCCAACAATGTCTGCGTGGACCGGCCGGCGGGCCGGGTCTGGGTCGGCACGATCAGCGGGCTTTATTCGACGCCGGTGAACGGCCCGTGGGTCCTGCGGCGCGAAGCCTGCGAGGGGTGCAACGTGCAGACACTGTTCCTCGCGGGCAACGGCGACCTGTGGCTGAGCTGGAACAGCGCCCGCCTCGGCGTGCTCCGCGACGGCGTGCTGCGCGAGTTCACCGCCGACGACGGCTTTCCGGGCTCGCGGGTCGCCTCCATCGGGGAGCGCGCGGGCGGCGAAATCTGGGTCGGCCTGGAAAACGGCGCCCTGTTCCGCCTGGCCGGCGGCAAACTCGTGGAGGAGCCCATCCCGCCCGCGGCGCGTTTTGCCCGGCTGCACGCGCTGCTCACCGACGCGGAAAACCGGCTCTGGATCGGCACCAGCAACGGCCTGCTCCTGTGGCGCGGCGCGCGCTCGCGGCTCTTCACGCGCGCCGACGGGCTGCCCGACGACATCATCAACCAGATCGTCATCGACGACAACAGCCGCCTGTGGGCCAGCAGCCGCCGCGGCATCTTTCACCTGCCGCTCGCGCAGCTCACCGCCGCCGCGGACGCGCCGGGCCGCGCGCTCACGCCCGTGCTGCTCGGCCGCGACGACGACCTCGACGGCGTGGCGGGCTTTCTCGGCGCCCAGCCGATGGCCTGGAAAGGCCGCGACGGGCGCGTGTGGATGGTCACCTACCGCGGCGTCGCCGGTCTCGACCCCATCGGCCCCGTGGAAAAACGCGCCCCCCTCCCCGTGCATATCGACCGCGCGACGGTGGACGGTGTCGCGATGAAGCTGGCGCCCGGCGAAGAACTGCGCACCGGCGCGCAACCCAGGCAGCTCGAACTCGAGTTCGCCGCCCTCAATTTTTCCACGCCCGACCGCACGCGCATGCGCCGCATGCTGGAAGGCTTCGACGTGGGCTGGGTGGATGCCGGCCGCGAGCGCTTCTGCGTCTATCCGCATCTGCCGCCCGGGCGCTATGTGTTTCGCGTGGAGGCATCCGACGGCGAAAACCGCTGGGCGGACGGGCAGGCGTCGCTCGCCATCGTCGTGCCGCCCGCGTGGTGGCAGACCTGGTGGACGCGCGCGGGCTTCCTGCTGGTGTTTGCCGCGCTCGTGGCGCTGCTCGCCCGCGCCGGCTCCAATCATCTCCTCAAGCGCAAACTCAAGCGCCTCCAGCAGGAAAACGCCCTCGAGCGCGAACGCGCCCGCATCGCCCGCGACCTCCACGACGACCTCGGCGGCCGCATGACCCGCATCGGCTTCGTCGCCGACCGCCTGCATCGCAAGGTGGAGGACCCCGAGCAAAAGGAACAACTCGGGCGCCTCGCCGCCCAGTCGCGCTACCTGATCGAGGACCTCGAAGGCATCATTTGGACTGTAAACCCGCAAAATGATTCCTGGCAGCGGCTGGCCGCGTATATCTCCCGCTACGCCCACAGTCATCTCCGTGACACCGGAATCCTCTGCACGGTGGATGGCGCCAGCGACATACCCGACCAACCGATTTCGCCCGATGTCCGGCATCACCTGCTCGCCATCGCGAAAGAGGCCCTCAACAACATGCTCAAGCACTCGCAAGCCAGCCGCGCCAGCCTCAGCCTCGCCGCTGAAGGCGGCATTTTCCGCATGCGTCTCCACGACGACGGACGCGGATTCGACAGCGCGGCGGCGGAGAGGGACGACGGGAATGGCCTGGTCAACATGCGCGCGCGCATGGCCGAGGTCGGCGGGCGCATCGACATCATGAGCCGGCCCGGCGAGGGGACGGACATCGTCGTCGATGTTCCGATGCAATATCGTCCGCCCCCGGTCCGGCAGGCGGCGGGCAAGCCGCACCCGCCCCGATGCCCATCTCCGTAG
- a CDS encoding response regulator transcription factor gives MPISVAIVEDNSDLAEEITQIITDAPDLQLACCCRNVRAALSRIPAAEPDVVIMDINLPDGSGIEATARLKQQLPRTEVMIFTIYEDSDEIFHALEAGASGYLLKRAPTDELLRSIRDIMDGNVPMTSEVARKVIQSFQKKRMGSQVVNATADRLTPRETDILELLAKGFPSKEIASLRCISVQTVNSHLKNIYDKLHVHSRTEAVIKYLG, from the coding sequence ATGCCCATCTCCGTAGCCATTGTCGAAGACAACTCCGATCTCGCCGAGGAAATCACCCAGATCATCACCGACGCCCCCGACCTCCAGCTCGCCTGCTGCTGCCGCAACGTGCGCGCCGCGCTGTCCCGCATCCCCGCCGCCGAGCCCGATGTCGTCATCATGGACATCAACCTCCCCGACGGCTCCGGCATCGAGGCCACCGCCCGGCTGAAGCAGCAACTCCCGCGCACCGAGGTGATGATCTTCACCATCTACGAGGACAGCGACGAAATTTTCCATGCGCTCGAGGCCGGGGCCAGCGGCTACCTGCTCAAGCGCGCCCCGACCGACGAACTCCTCCGCTCCATCCGCGACATCATGGACGGCAACGTCCCCATGACCAGCGAAGTCGCGCGCAAAGTCATCCAGTCCTTCCAGAAAAAGCGCATGGGCTCGCAGGTCGTCAACGCGACCGCGGACCGGCTCACCCCGCGCGAGACCGACATCCTCGAGCTGCTGGCGAAGGGTTTTCCGTCAAAGGAAATCGCCAGCCTGCGCTGCATCAGCGTGCAGACGGTGAACAGCCACCTGAAGAACATCTACGACAAGCTCCACGTCCACTCCCGCACCGAGGCGGTGATAAAGTATCTCGGGTGA
- a CDS encoding M20 family metallopeptidase: MLPRMTPSDYIDAHSDEITALLRDLVRIPTVNPPGENYAVITALLAREMTAGGLKTRRLAVPRALLKKTLPPAQHAFPRYNLLGTRRARGAKKTIHFNAHYDVVPAPPDGWRHGGPFSGALAGGSVHGRGAADMKGSMASLLAALRALRAAGVEPRMNIEVSFTADEETDSALGAEWLVRHAPIRPDYVIVMEGGERGEVCCGHNGVVWLLVTVHGRAAHGSRPELGVNALEKMSALVLALDEHKAALARRRFTTPQGRVMTPTLNLGGVFAQGPGGKINTVPDSASFSIDRRVLAIETVAAAERELRAFLRAAARRIPGCRISVEKVSHNHPCFSEPAHPFFGAMARAVARVRGRPARFSVSTGFNDMHFFAHHLKIPTLGYGPGGEKCHAVDEHAPVRELVSCAKIYARLLAEFEG, translated from the coding sequence ATGTTGCCGCGTATGACGCCTTCGGATTACATTGATGCGCATTCGGATGAAATCACCGCCTTGCTTCGCGATCTCGTGCGCATCCCGACCGTCAACCCGCCGGGCGAAAATTACGCCGTCATCACCGCGCTGCTCGCCCGCGAGATGACGGCGGGCGGCCTGAAAACGCGCCGTCTGGCGGTGCCGCGCGCGCTCCTCAAAAAAACGCTGCCGCCCGCGCAGCACGCCTTTCCGCGCTACAACCTCCTCGGCACCCGGCGCGCGCGCGGCGCGAAAAAGACCATCCATTTCAACGCCCACTACGACGTCGTGCCCGCGCCGCCGGACGGCTGGCGGCACGGCGGACCCTTCAGCGGCGCGCTCGCGGGCGGCAGCGTGCACGGGCGCGGCGCCGCCGACATGAAGGGCTCGATGGCAAGCCTGCTCGCGGCGCTGCGCGCGCTCCGCGCCGCCGGCGTGGAGCCGCGCATGAACATCGAAGTGTCGTTCACCGCCGACGAGGAAACCGACTCGGCGCTCGGCGCGGAATGGCTCGTCCGGCACGCGCCCATCCGCCCCGATTACGTGATCGTGATGGAGGGCGGCGAGCGCGGCGAAGTATGCTGCGGACACAATGGCGTCGTGTGGCTGCTGGTCACCGTGCACGGGCGCGCCGCCCACGGCTCGCGCCCCGAGCTCGGCGTCAACGCGCTCGAGAAAATGTCCGCGCTCGTGCTCGCGCTCGACGAGCACAAGGCCGCGCTCGCCCGCCGGCGTTTCACCACGCCGCAGGGCCGCGTGATGACGCCCACGCTCAACCTCGGCGGCGTGTTCGCCCAGGGGCCGGGCGGAAAGATCAACACCGTGCCGGACTCGGCCTCGTTTTCCATCGACCGGCGCGTGCTCGCCATCGAAACGGTGGCCGCGGCGGAACGCGAGCTGCGGGCCTTCCTGCGCGCGGCGGCGCGGCGCATCCCGGGCTGCCGGATAAGCGTGGAAAAGGTCTCGCACAACCATCCGTGCTTCAGCGAGCCCGCCCATCCGTTTTTCGGGGCGATGGCCCGCGCGGTGGCGCGCGTGCGCGGGCGGCCGGCGAGATTCTCGGTTTCGACCGGATTCAACGACATGCACTTCTTTGCCCATCACTTGAAAATCCCGACCCTCGGCTACGGCCCCGGCGGGGAAAAATGCCACGCGGTGGACGAGCACGCGCCGGTGCGCGAGCTGGTTTCGTGCGCGAAAATCTACGCGCGGCTGCTGGCGGAATTCGAGGGTTGA
- the rimO gene encoding 30S ribosomal protein S12 methylthiotransferase RimO produces MIKVSLISLGCAKNLVDSEIMVGHIQRAGMTVIPEAGNADVVIVNTCSFLDSSKEESINTILASHQDRSLRKRRKDQKLIVAGCMAQRYAKELPHALPEVDAFIGLDQVTKVAPIIEEIFARERGRKDAPGSFVTPRSTYIPDYDTPRFRLTPRHYAYIKIAEGCNHPCAFCIIPQIRGRHRSRTVASVVAEARRLVAEGVREINLISQDTTFFGMDTWDERPNPRTPVDSTRGSALTTLIRELQAIEGDFWIRLLYTHPAHWSDELIRTIAECPKVARYVDMPLQHISDHMLGTMKRETSSAHIRDLVTRIRAGIPGIALRTTFIVGFPGETEADVDELCEFIRETRFERLGVFRYSQEEGTRAAKMDGQHTAKTKDARWHRVMALQQEVAAGVSRSFVGRTQRVLVDEPGVARGEADAPDIDGRVYVPKTLPVGAFAEVRITDCRDYDLLALPPGEKPPAYKIAKQAQ; encoded by the coding sequence ATGATCAAAGTCAGCCTCATCTCCCTCGGTTGCGCCAAGAACCTCGTCGATAGCGAGATCATGGTCGGCCACATCCAGCGCGCGGGCATGACCGTGATCCCCGAGGCCGGGAATGCCGACGTCGTCATTGTCAACACCTGCTCGTTCCTCGACTCGTCGAAGGAGGAATCCATCAACACCATCCTCGCCTCGCACCAGGACCGCAGCCTGCGCAAACGCCGCAAGGACCAAAAGCTCATCGTCGCCGGCTGCATGGCGCAACGCTACGCCAAGGAGCTCCCCCACGCCCTGCCGGAGGTCGATGCCTTCATCGGCCTCGACCAGGTCACCAAGGTCGCCCCCATCATCGAGGAGATTTTCGCCCGGGAACGCGGGCGCAAGGACGCCCCCGGCAGCTTCGTCACGCCGCGCTCCACCTACATCCCCGACTACGACACGCCGCGCTTCCGCCTCACGCCGCGCCACTACGCCTACATAAAAATCGCCGAGGGCTGCAACCACCCCTGCGCATTCTGCATCATCCCGCAAATCCGCGGGCGCCATCGCTCGCGCACCGTCGCGAGCGTCGTGGCCGAGGCGCGCCGCCTCGTCGCCGAGGGCGTGCGCGAGATCAACCTCATCTCGCAGGACACCACCTTTTTCGGCATGGACACCTGGGACGAGCGCCCCAATCCGCGCACGCCCGTCGATTCCACGCGCGGCTCCGCGCTCACCACGCTCATCCGCGAACTCCAGGCCATCGAAGGCGATTTCTGGATACGCCTGCTCTACACGCATCCCGCGCATTGGAGCGACGAACTCATCCGCACCATCGCCGAATGCCCGAAAGTCGCCCGCTACGTGGACATGCCGTTGCAGCACATCAGCGACCACATGCTCGGCACGATGAAGCGCGAGACCTCGTCGGCCCACATCCGCGACCTCGTCACGCGCATCCGCGCCGGCATCCCCGGCATCGCGCTCCGCACCACCTTCATCGTCGGCTTTCCCGGCGAAACCGAGGCCGACGTCGACGAGCTCTGCGAATTCATCCGCGAGACCCGGTTCGAGCGGCTCGGCGTCTTTCGCTATTCGCAGGAGGAGGGCACGCGCGCCGCGAAAATGGACGGGCAGCACACGGCCAAGACCAAGGACGCGCGCTGGCACCGCGTGATGGCGCTGCAACAGGAAGTCGCCGCCGGCGTCAGCCGCTCCTTTGTGGGCCGGACACAGCGCGTGCTGGTCGACGAGCCCGGCGTCGCGCGCGGCGAGGCCGACGCCCCCGACATCGACGGCCGCGTGTATGTCCCCAAGACGCTTCCCGTGGGCGCATTCGCCGAGGTGAGGATCACCGATTGCCGCGATTACGACCTGCTGGCGCTTCCGCCCGGCGAAAAACCGCCGGCCTATAAAATCGCAAAGCAGGCGCAGTGA
- a CDS encoding solute symporter family protein, with translation MNPSASSAITGAQQSIDPWILIFSLLTVVATIWMGFRSAKKSRTASDFFVAGRSVSVGWNASAISGEYLSAASFMGIAGMVMSSGYDALWYPVCYACGYLFLLLFIAGPLRRFGAYTIPDFAEGRYDSPLFRKIAVCFVLFIGFFYAMPQMKGAGTTLAYIFPGMPYWVGVAIVGAVITLNVALGGMKGITLVQAFQYWLKMFAISVPVFVLLFVFGGYGRHLDLNNTPAQPAAVVAAEDAPPAGIRAPAAGAPSDPAWLNPFGPLTTKAARAAGLSPEEVRPYSLLYTYSLIIALVCGTAGLPHILVRFYTNPNGAAARRTTMWVMILIGAFYVFPPVFGVLGRNLLPELYAAGGAKGPDKIVLELPRLVNERYGMLGSVLSGITCAGAFAAFMSTFSGLLVSMTGALAHDVYGRMLYPHSTAEQRLRMFKLSAVLIGGVSILLGTQVEQLQINFMVGQAFAIAAASYFPLLFMSVWWRGMTMKGAAAGMLGGGLAALACTTIINLGDLKKIDLAAFWAGHPLLRILCEQPAIWTVPLAIGLMVVVSKLTAADVPADIRRKMLVLHAPEELGLKQEYIQERTG, from the coding sequence ATGAATCCTTCCGCCTCTTCCGCCATCACGGGCGCCCAGCAATCCATCGACCCGTGGATTCTCATCTTCTCTCTACTCACCGTCGTCGCGACCATCTGGATGGGGTTTCGCTCGGCGAAAAAATCGCGCACCGCGAGCGACTTCTTTGTCGCGGGCCGCTCGGTGTCCGTCGGCTGGAACGCATCCGCCATCTCCGGCGAATACCTTTCCGCCGCCTCGTTCATGGGCATCGCCGGCATGGTGATGTCGTCCGGATACGACGCGCTCTGGTATCCGGTTTGTTACGCGTGCGGGTATTTGTTCTTATTGTTGTTCATCGCGGGACCGCTGCGCCGCTTCGGCGCCTACACCATCCCCGACTTCGCGGAAGGACGCTACGACTCGCCGCTGTTCAGAAAAATCGCGGTGTGCTTTGTATTATTCATCGGCTTCTTCTACGCGATGCCGCAGATGAAGGGCGCGGGGACCACGCTCGCCTATATTTTCCCGGGCATGCCGTATTGGGTCGGCGTGGCGATCGTCGGCGCGGTCATCACGCTGAACGTCGCGCTCGGCGGCATGAAGGGCATCACGCTCGTGCAGGCGTTTCAATACTGGCTGAAAATGTTCGCCATCAGCGTGCCGGTCTTCGTGCTGCTCTTTGTGTTCGGCGGCTACGGCAGGCATCTGGACCTGAACAACACCCCGGCGCAGCCTGCCGCCGTCGTGGCGGCGGAGGACGCGCCGCCCGCCGGGATCCGTGCGCCCGCGGCTGGCGCTCCCTCCGACCCCGCGTGGCTGAACCCGTTCGGGCCGCTCACCACGAAGGCCGCGCGCGCGGCCGGCCTGTCGCCGGAGGAGGTGCGGCCGTATTCATTGCTCTATACCTACTCGCTCATCATCGCGCTGGTGTGCGGCACGGCGGGGCTGCCGCATATCCTGGTGCGCTTTTACACCAACCCCAACGGCGCGGCGGCGCGGCGCACCACCATGTGGGTGATGATATTGATCGGCGCGTTTTATGTTTTTCCGCCGGTCTTCGGCGTGCTCGGGCGCAATCTGCTGCCGGAGCTTTACGCGGCGGGCGGCGCGAAGGGGCCCGACAAGATCGTGCTGGAGCTGCCGCGCCTCGTGAACGAGCGCTACGGCATGCTCGGCTCGGTGTTGAGCGGCATCACGTGCGCGGGGGCGTTCGCGGCGTTCATGAGCACGTTCAGCGGCCTGCTGGTGTCGATGACCGGCGCGCTCGCGCACGATGTTTACGGGCGGATGCTGTATCCGCATTCGACGGCGGAGCAGCGCCTGCGCATGTTCAAGCTCTCGGCGGTGCTCATCGGCGGCGTGTCCATTTTGCTCGGCACGCAAGTCGAGCAGCTCCAGATCAACTTCATGGTCGGCCAGGCGTTCGCCATCGCGGCGGCGAGTTATTTCCCGCTGCTCTTCATGAGCGTGTGGTGGCGCGGCATGACCATGAAAGGCGCGGCGGCCGGCATGCTGGGCGGCGGCCTCGCGGCGCTGGCGTGCACGACCATCATCAACCTGGGCGACCTGAAAAAAATCGACCTGGCCGCCTTCTGGGCGGGGCATCCGCTGCTGCGCATCCTGTGCGAACAACCGGCCATCTGGACCGTGCCGCTCGCGATCGGGTTGATGGTGGTCGTGTCGAAGTTGACCGCCGCGGACGTGCCGGCGGACATTCGCCGGAAGATGCTCGTGCTCCACGCGCCGGAGGAACTGGGCCTGAAGCAGGAATATATCCAGGAGCGGACGGGATGA
- a CDS encoding DUF485 domain-containing protein: protein MPSPSLPPHGDVVHSEPFLRALMRRQLKLSIACAFAFLIGLVGVPLANFVAPAFMAARVAGFTLTWLLLGVLFFPFVWIIAYAFIRRSAALETAEVAAARAPQSTQPKPADASRDFHT, encoded by the coding sequence ATGCCCTCCCCATCCCTTCCTCCTCACGGTGATGTCGTGCACAGCGAGCCGTTTCTGCGCGCGCTCATGCGCCGCCAGCTCAAGCTCTCCATTGCCTGCGCGTTTGCGTTTCTCATCGGTCTCGTCGGCGTGCCGCTCGCCAACTTCGTCGCGCCCGCCTTCATGGCGGCGCGCGTCGCCGGCTTCACGCTCACGTGGCTGCTGCTCGGCGTGCTGTTTTTTCCGTTTGTCTGGATCATCGCCTATGCGTTCATCCGCCGCTCCGCCGCGCTTGAGACGGCCGAGGTCGCCGCCGCCCGCGCCCCGCAGTCCACGCAACCCAAACCCGCCGACGCCTCCCGCGACTTCCACACATGA
- a CDS encoding ATP-binding cassette domain-containing protein: MLTLHDLSYDHEDGAPLLDRLDFTFRPHRHGLVGANGVGKSTLARLLAGQLSPTRGTIAKPARLSVRYLPQDEPRAAITGSAAATVADALEDFWAGLDAPLPDCARAWLDALPDGRALRDLSGGEWLKLRLLRLLANPGAHGDDFLILDEPSNHLDADGRAILVTLLRAWAGRGLVIITHDRQLLHHVDEIVELTPRGLRSFTGAFPAYWEQRRHTRALQSEQLRQARRDKKHAEQQRREQLAAQETRMRQAARNASGGGIPRIIAGARKREAQATLGKLHHVTDDALAEAGARLREAADTLDRDPFLRLDFASAAPAAGQIFFAARDLNLRFLNALAPLWPAPLNFTMAGSERWRIHGPNGSGKSTLLAALLGRMARDDGNKDLPATQPAARPELHPAAHADKFRASATVCHVRAPFSASAATFELTGELRRSERPLHHLDQHQTLLRDGQSILDQLAPHTRFTPVQLRNELAFYGFTGARVAQPVGTLSGGERMRAALARLFLAESIPQAILLDEPTNHLDFQSQELLEHALKNYRGLLVLATHDTAFADALAITHELALAAAPSP; this comes from the coding sequence ATGCTGACCCTCCACGATCTTTCCTACGACCACGAAGACGGCGCGCCGCTCCTCGACCGCCTCGACTTCACCTTCCGTCCGCACCGCCACGGCCTGGTCGGCGCCAACGGCGTCGGCAAATCCACCCTCGCGCGCCTCCTCGCCGGACAACTCTCCCCCACCCGGGGCACGATCGCGAAACCGGCCCGCCTTTCGGTGCGTTATCTCCCGCAGGACGAGCCGCGCGCCGCCATCACCGGCAGCGCCGCCGCCACCGTCGCCGACGCGCTCGAGGATTTCTGGGCCGGGCTCGACGCGCCGCTCCCTGATTGCGCCCGGGCATGGCTCGACGCGCTCCCCGACGGGCGCGCGCTTCGCGACCTCAGCGGAGGCGAGTGGCTGAAACTCCGCCTCCTGCGCCTCCTCGCCAACCCCGGCGCGCACGGCGACGATTTCCTCATCCTCGACGAGCCCTCCAATCATCTCGACGCCGATGGACGCGCCATCCTTGTCACGCTGCTCCGCGCCTGGGCCGGACGCGGCCTCGTCATCATCACGCACGACCGCCAGCTCCTGCATCACGTGGACGAGATCGTGGAACTCACCCCGCGCGGCCTCCGCAGTTTCACCGGCGCGTTTCCCGCATACTGGGAGCAGCGCCGGCACACCCGCGCCCTCCAGTCCGAACAACTCCGCCAGGCCCGCCGTGACAAGAAACACGCCGAGCAGCAACGCCGCGAACAACTCGCCGCCCAGGAAACCCGCATGCGGCAGGCCGCGCGCAACGCCTCCGGCGGCGGCATCCCCCGCATCATCGCCGGGGCCCGCAAGCGCGAGGCGCAGGCCACGCTCGGCAAGCTTCACCACGTCACCGACGACGCGCTCGCCGAGGCCGGCGCGCGCCTCCGCGAGGCAGCCGACACGCTCGACCGCGATCCGTTTCTGCGCCTCGATTTCGCCTCCGCCGCGCCCGCCGCCGGACAAATTTTTTTCGCCGCCCGCGACCTCAACCTTCGCTTCCTCAACGCCCTCGCACCCCTCTGGCCCGCGCCGCTCAACTTCACCATGGCCGGTTCAGAGCGCTGGCGCATCCACGGCCCCAACGGCTCCGGCAAGAGCACCCTGCTCGCCGCGCTGCTCGGCCGCATGGCGCGTGACGACGGCAACAAAGACCTGCCCGCGACCCAACCCGCAGCCCGTCCCGAACTCCACCCCGCTGCCCACGCGGACAAGTTTCGAGCGTCAGCGACAGTCTGCCATGTCCGCGCTCCTTTTTCCGCCAGTGCCGCCACCTTTGAGCTCACCGGCGAGCTTCGCCGGTCCGAACGCCCGTTGCACCATCTCGATCAGCACCAGACGCTTCTGCGCGACGGCCAATCCATCCTCGACCAGCTCGCGCCGCACACCCGCTTCACGCCCGTGCAACTCCGCAACGAACTCGCCTTCTACGGCTTCACCGGCGCGCGCGTCGCGCAACCCGTCGGCACGCTCAGCGGCGGCGAACGCATGCGCGCGGCCCTCGCCCGGCTCTTCCTCGCCGAATCGATTCCCCAGGCCATCCTGCTCGACGAGCCGACGAACCACCTCGACTTCCAAAGCCAGGAATTGCTCGAGCACGCACTGAAAAACTATCGCGGCCTCCTCGTCCTCGCCACGCACGACACCGCCTTTGCCGATGCGCTCGCCATCACGCATGAACTCGCGCTGGCGGCCGCGCCTTCGCCGTAA